DNA from Sorangium aterium:
GTCGTACTCGCCCTGGTCGTCGCCGGCCGCGTCCGTCTTCGCGCCCATGTTGGCGCCCGCCACGATGGAGAGCGAGCCAGGCACGTAGGTGACGCCCGCGGGCAGCGGATCGGTGAGCACGGTGCCCCTCGACGCGTCGTTGCCGCTGTTGACGACCTCGATCGTGTACTGGAGCTGGTCGCCCGGGAGCAGCAGCCCGCCGTTCACGTCGACGGCCGACTTCGAGGAGGACGTGAAGTCCGGCTTGAAGGTCGAGATCGACGTGATGAACCCGGCGAGGAAGTACAGATCCATGCTGCTCGACGCCCGGATGGGCGCCGAGGTCTGCCTCGGGGTCACCAGCGAGGTGATATCGAAGACGTCGATATCCATGCCCGCCATGGTCCCCGCGGTCCCGGCGAGCTGCGGCAGATCTCCGACGTTCGACACCGGCGCGTTGAAGTAGGAGCGCGTGCCGTTGAAGAAGTTGTTGACCGGGTTCAGATCGTTGCCGAGCGCGGTCCCGTTGAAGAGGAACTGGTCCCCCTCGTGGGCCACGTCGCCCTCGAACGCGACCATGCCGATCTTCGCGTCGTAGCCCGCGTTCGGCACCAGGAACCCGTCCAGGGTGGCGTTCTGGGTCGACCCGCTGGCCACCGTGTCGAGGCCGTCGAAGAGCGCGAGGTTGCGCGGCGGCTCGGAGGCGAGCTCGTAGAACACGACCAGCCACCACCCGGCGAAGTGGTTGTCGAAGTTGTTGTTCGTGAAGGTCGCGCTGTTGACGCCGCTCACCCGGTACGCGCCGGACCCGTGGGCCTGCACGACGGCGGTGATGTCCGCGACCGACTGGTAGTAGACACGCATCGAGCTGATCGTCTCGACGCTGTCGATGGCGGTCACCGCCTCGGAGAAGCCGCCCGAGCCGGGCCGCTCCAGCGTGACGGCCTCGTCCGCGGTCCCGGTGGTCCCGAGGTGCGCGCCCCAGTAGAGGTACGCGTGCGTGACCGTCGCGCCGGCCGGCACCTGGAGCACGGCGGTGGTGCGCGCCTGCGCGGCGGTGATGGTGGTGCTCGCCTCCGCCTGGCCCTCTGCGGGCGAGTCGGCGCGCCAGTATGTGTCGGGCGCGCTGTCGCCGATGTTGCTGCCGCAGGCACCGATGTCGCCCACAATGGGCGAGTCGATGTCGTCCCTGCCGCACTCGTGGCCCAGCGTGTTCCCGATCAGAATGAAGTCGCCCCGCTGGTCGACCTGCTTGCGCAGATGGGGCTCGGCGTGCGCGGCGCCGCCCTGCCCGCCCACGCAGGCGATCCCGACAAGACTACTTATGACCCAACGTCTCTTCACGGCGCCTCCTGCTGCTGCTTCGGCTTCTTCTCGAGGATCTTGAACTGCACGCGGCGGTTCTTCTGGCGTCCCTCGTCGGTGTCGTTGTCCGCGATCGGGACGTCGGGCCCGTAGCCCTTCGACGCCAGCCGCTCGGCCTCGACGCCGCGCTGGACCAGCGCCTTCATGACCGACTCGGCCCTCGCCTGGCTGAGCTTGATATTGTACGCGCGTCCGCCGCGCGGGTCTGTGTGTCCTTGCACCTCGATCTTGGCGATCTCCGGGTGCTCCTTCAGCACACCCGCGACCTCATCGAGGAGCGGATCGCTCACCTTCTTGATGGTCGCCTTGCCGGTGTCGAACTGCACCTGCTGGAGAATGACGATCTCGGTCTCGGTCATGCGCACAGCGACGGGGCAGCCGTTCTTCGAAGGATCCGGATCGGGCTTGCCCTTGATATCGGGGCAGGCGTCCTGATCGTCGCGCACCGTGTCGCCGTCGCGGTCGCCGGGGCAGCCGTTCGTCGCCGGATCCGAGGTGCGGATACCGGGGATGTCGGGGCAGGCGTCCTCCGCGTCGATCACGCCGTCGCCGTCCCTGTCGGGCGGCGGCGGGCAGCCGTGCTTCTTCGGATCCTCGTTCGCCGGGCCTGCCTCGTCCGGGCACGCGTCGACGTCGTCCGTGATGCCGTCCTTGTCGCGGTCCCCTGGCGGCGGGCAGCCGTGCTTCTTCGGGTCGTCGTTCGCGACGCCGGGCTTGTCCGGGCACGCGTCGACGCGATCGAGGATGCCGTCCTCGTCGCGATCCGAGGGCGGGCAGCCGTTCTTCTTCGGATCCGGGTCGCCGACGCCGGGCACGTCCGGGCAGGCGTCCTTCTCGTTGACGATGCCGTCCTTGTCGCGGTCCGGGTCCGCGCGCCGGACCTCGGGCGAGTACGCGAGCATCGCGACGGCGCGGAAATCCGGGGTGCCGATGCCCGAGGTGAAGCCGGGGCCGGCGGCGACGCCGAGCTCGAAATCGCGGAGCGTGGGCGCGAAGCGGTAGCGCAGGCCGAGCAGCGCCTCGACGTTCGTGTTGCGGGCCTCCGGGTCCTCCAGCACCGTCGACACGGTCGCCTCGGGGCCGATCTGGAGCTGCTCTTCCGAGCCCAGCAGCAGGCCGACGCCCGCGCCGCCGTTGAACATCAGGCCTTGCCGCACCTGCGCGAACGTCTGCGCGGGGCGCAGATCGACGCCGGCCGCGGCCGACCAGACGAAGCCCGGGATCCGGCCGCCGGCCAGGATCTGAGGCAGGCCGCGGACCGACTCCTCGCCCACGAACGAGCCGTCGCGGTCGCCGGTCGGCACCCACACGAAGCCGCCGACGGCGAGCTGGAACGGGTCGAAGTAATCGCCGAGGAGGCGCAGGCGCAGCCCGACCCGGAGATCGCCGAGCTGCACGTCGCTCGGCGACCTGAACGAGAGGCCCTCGGCCGCGGGGCTGTCGCCCTGCTGCAGCACGGCGAGGGGCAGGTCGACGTTGACGTGCAGCCGGTCCCAGAGCGTGAGCGAGGAGTTCAGGTGCAGGAACAGCTGGTGGCCGACGATCGCGCCGAGGTTCTCGTCGCTGCCCTGCCGCGTGAGCACGAGCGGGTTGTGCGCGTAGTCACCGAGCAGCATCACGTGCAGCGTCGCGCTGCCGTCCTGGTTCGGCGAGGCTGCGTACGGCGACGGCACGCCGAACATCCGGTCGCCGGCGGGCGCGGGGCTGAAGCGGTTGAGGGCGAGGCCGCGCGCCGGTCCCGCTTCCTGAGCGGACGCTGGCGCGGCCCACGCCGCCGCGGCTAGCGCGGCGGCGCCGCAGATCCATCGAGGGGGCAAGGGGGCTCTCATTCGCAGGATCACCTTGGGTGCTTTGGGCGAGCGGCCGTCGACTGCTCCGGCGCGCAGGCAAGTTGGGGGAAACGCCGCATGCTCGACGAGGAAGATCGCGAGCAGCCTCGAAATCCCGGGCCGTCTTATAGGCTTCGCAGGACGCTACGGGTGGACTTTTCGCTGGGCGGCCGTCCGAATTCGGATCGGCCTCGACAGGGCGGCTCTCCAGCGAGCCGGCCTTCGCAGCGCGGCCTATGCAAGGCGTGTGCACGCCTCGCCGTCGCGCGGGGCCGGTGGTTTGTCGGGGATCTGGCGCCTCAAGCCGGCTCTGCGGCGGGTCGATTGAGGCCTACAGACATCAGCACTGCGGCCCCGGTGCGGCGGTATCGACCGCGATCGAGCGGGGGGCGCGCCGGCGCGCCCGGTTGGCGGGCTCTGCGGCGCTCGCGGCCCCGGCGCTGCGCCGCCGGAGGCCCGGCTTCACCGCGGGGTCAAAAGTTCGTGCGGACGGTGCCGCTGAATTGAAAAATGCCAGGATTCGAGCCGATCTTGCCAATGGCGGTGAACCTGGAGCCTGGCGTGACGGCCAGCATGGCCGAGCGCAGCGCGTCGGTGGGTGAGGTCGACTCGGCCTGGCTCGTCGCGTAGGGCGAGCTCCTCGTGATCTCTGCCCGGAGATACGAGCTGCCGCTCGTCACGACGGTCCTTGCCCATGCCGCGTTGCAGCTCGGCGAGTACCGGATCACGATCTTGCCGATCGCGGTGGTGCCCGACAGGATGTCGCTCGACGCCCGCGTGACCGCGTCGGCCTCGCACCCGGTCGCGCCAGGGTCCTGCTCCGTGCATGACGCGCCGTAGCAGCTGCCGAGCGCGGCAGCGGCCTCGCCCACGTCCTCCTGCGCGGAGCCCTCTCCGTCGAGCGGCTCGGGATCGGACGTGTCGGCGATGCAGCCGGCGAGGGCAAAGGAAGCTCCGAGGGCGACGACGGCAAACGAGGAGGCGATACGCATGGTCCATGTCCTTTCGAGCCCTGGGAACGCGGGCATTGCGCTACCGAGCGGCGCCGGCGCGTCGAGGTCTCGGCCTGGGTACGGGCGCCGGGCCCCGACCGGTTCCCGCGACCGCGAAAGGACCCGTGTCGGGCGCCTCCCGGGACTCGCTACGTCGGGAGCCGCGGGCTCGTCAGGGGCCGCCGGCGGCGCGCGGCGCAAGGCGATCGCGCGGCGCGTCCGTCCGGGTCGTGTCGACTGGGGCATTCCGTTCGGGAGGCGCGTTCCAGCGCTCCATCTGGTGGTTGCATCGATTACCATCGTCTCCCGAAGGGCTGCTGCCACCGGCGACTCCAGACGACGGAGGTTTCGACGATGAACCTTTTTCCGGACGAGATGCGGCGGGATCCTTATCCCCTCTACGATCAGCTGCGGACCGGCTCTCCCGTGTTCCACGTCGCTCCGCTCGATCTCTGGATGATCTTCGATTACGACGGGGTGAAGCGGGCGCTGACCGATCATGACGCGTTCAGCTCCGCGGTGACGCCTCCCACGGGCAAGGCGCCGGACTGGATCGTCTTCTCGGACCCGCCGCGCCACACGAAGCTTCGATCCATCGTCCTGCGGGCGTTCACGCCGCGCTCGATCGCGGGCCTGGAGCCGCGCATCCGGGAGCTGTCGCGCGAGCTCCTGGATCCGTGGATCGAGCGCGGGGAGATGGACCTCGCGGCGGACTACGCGGGGCCGCTGCCCACGATGGTGATCGCGGAGATGATCGGCATTCCCTTCGAGGACCGGGCGCGGCTGCTGCGCTGGAGCGAGGTGATAGCGAACCTCAGCCACGCGATCTCGGGCGGCGAGGAGGCGGCGAGGGCCGTGAGCGAGCACGCCGTGGTGAAGGAGGAGATGAAGGCGTATCTCGCCGACCTGATCGAGGCGCGCCGGAGGGCGCCGGCGGAGGATCTCTTGACCCGGCTCGTCGAGGCCGAGGTGGACGGCGAGCGGCTGACCGAGGGAGACATCCTGAACTTCTTCCAGTTCCTGCTCGCGGCGGGCACCGAGACGACGACGAACCTGATCGACAACGCGATCCTGTGCTTCATCGGGAGCCCGGCGGAGCTCTTCCGCCTCCGGGCGGCGCCCGAGCTCTTGCCCTCGGCGATCGAGGAGGTGCTGCGCCACCGCTCGCCGCTGCAGATGGTGTTCCGCGAGACGAGGCGCGCCGTCGAGGTGCACGGCCAGGTGATCCCGGCCGGAAAGCTGGTGTTGCCCGTGATCGGCTCTGCGAACCGGGATCCGCTGCAATTTCACGACCCTGGCCGCTTCGACATCGGGCGCGATCCCAACCCGCACGTCGCGTTCGGGCACGGCATCCATTTCTGCATCGGGGCGGCGCTGGCGCGCCTGGAGGCGCGGATCGCGCTGCCGGATCTCCTCTGCCGGTTGAAGGGCCTCCGGCTCGCGAGCGACGAGCCGTGGGAGCCGCGCAAGGCGATCATCGTGCACGGTCCGGCGCGCTTGCCCATCCGCTTCGAGCCGGGGAGGCGCGCCGCGGTGCACGCGGCGGGGGCGCAGACGCCGTGTCCAGGGTGAAGGGCGGGAGGACCGGCTCGGGGAGGGGAGGGGGCTCTGGACGGGCGGAGGCGAGGTGGGGGAACGTGGTCTCTGAAGCGCGCCGCCCCGTTCTGCCCCGGCAAAGAGTTGCAGCCCTCTGAAAGGCCCGCCGTAGCGCAAGGCGCTGCCGCGGATCGTCGTGGAAGTAAGCGCCGTAGCGTAGAGGTCGGCGGGGTTAGCCGCCTTATGCCCCCATATAGGCCGCCAGCTCGTCAGGCTTTCCCATAGGAAAGGCTTCCTTCAAATAGTCGAGGAAGGCGGATACACGAGCGCTCAGCAGCCGCCGGGACGGATAGAGCGTCCACAGGGCGATGTCTGGGCCGTCCACATCGCCCCAATGCACCAGAGTTCCAGCGGCCAGATCGTGACTTACAAGTGAAATTGGCAGGCGTCCGGCGCCGACGCCCGCTCGGACAGCATCGCGGACCATGATGAGCGACGATAGGCGCAGGACTGGATCAACCATGATGCGTGATCTTCCAGTTGGCGCCGTGATATCCCAGGCCGCAGTCCGATCGCCTGCCCCCCGCACTACAGCCGGAACAGCGAGATTGTCCGTCGGTCGAGCGAGGCCCGGGCTCGCGACGACTACCAGCCGATCGCGCAGCAAGACTCGTCCGACAAGGCTTTCATCCGGATCCGGATTGACCCGGATTACCAGGTCATAACTTTCCTCTACCATGTCGACGGTCCGATCTTCCGTCGTGACCTCGAGCCGGACCTCCGGATATCTCAGCGCAAACCCGGCCGCAAGCTTGCCCATCGCGGTCTGCGAGAAGAGCAAAGGCGCGCTGATTCGTAACTTGCCTCGCGGCCGGTCCCCGCCCGAGGCGATCGCTGCCGCAGCCTCGTCGAGTTCGGTAAGCAATGCCCCCGTTCGCTCGAAGAGCGCCCGTCCTTCCTCGGTGAGCTTCAGTGTGCGCCCCCCGCGCTCGAAGAGACGCAGGTCGAGGGCGGCCTCCAGCTCCGCGACCCGGCGCGACAGGGTGGCTTTCGGGCGCCCCGCGGCGCGTGCGGCTCGTCCGAAGCCTCCGTGTCGGGCGACGAGGCTGAAGTCAGCGAGAGCAAGCAGATCCATGCGTTCCACCAGTGAGACGGTCTGTCCCAAGTTAACGTCTATTGGCACGGATGTAAATCACTAAGTACAGGGTGTCTTTTGGCCCAAGCCGGAGCCGAGCGATACTCGACACTCACGACAAGGAACATCATCATGATCTATTCGACCGCCATCGTCCCGGTGAACCCGGAAGGCGAGACCGAGCTGACCCGCGCGCAGGCATGGGATGGCCTGGTCCTCAAGGCCCGCGACGCTCGCCTGTTCCTCCCGCCCGGGCTCTGCACCCGCTGCGACGTCGTCGAGGAGAGCGGATCTCACATCGTGCGTATAGCCACGATCGCAGGCGACGACCTGCGCGAGATCATCATGTTCGAGCCGCAGAGCAAGGTCACTTTCTTCCAGGCCACCGGTCCCCGCGAGGGCGCGATCATCAACGAGCTGTTCGAGGACGCCGACGGCACGCTCCAGCTCCGCTTCTACTGCTACCTCGGCCTGCGCGGCAAAGAGCCGAACGGCCCCGAGGAGCAGGCCGAGCAGGAGTGGATGAACAGTGATAAGGGCTACAAGAGCGCCTTGCTGTCAACGCTGAAGCGCACCCGGGAGCTGCTCGCGGAGGGCCGGCTCTGATCACCTCGAGGGACATAAACGACGGGACTGCCTCTCAGGAGGCGTCCCGCTTTCCGAGATAGCTACCATGCAAGATTCCGTAACCGACGACATCCGGACTGTCCAGCCGAAGATACTGGTCCTTGGAGCGACCGGCGCCACCGGCCGCCTGATCGTCAGCCAGGCGGCGGCGCGAGGGTACGATGTCACCGTGCTCGTGCGTTCTGCCGAGAAGGCGAGTGACCTCAAGGGGGTGAAGCTCGTCGTCGGAGACGCTCGCGACGAGAGGATCCTGCGCCAAGCGCTCAAAGGCCGGGACGCCGTGGTCAGCGCGCTCGGCACACCCGCTAGCCCATTCCGCGAGGTGACCCTTCTCTCGTCCGCGACGCGCGCTCTCGTGAGCGCAATGAAGATCGAGCAAGTTTCACGTCTGGTCTGCATCACGGGGATTGGCGCCGGGGACAGTGCGGGGCACGGAGGCTTTCTCTTCGACAACGTGATTTTCCCTCTTCTCTTGCGCAAGGTGTACGCCGACAAGAACCGGCAGGAGACCATCGTCAGAGACAGCGGGCTCGACTGGATTCTCGTTCGCCCCTCCGTCCTCAACGACAAGCCCAGCCGCGACACAATCCGCGCGCTCACGGATCTCTCCAGCTTCCACGGCGGAACCATATCGCGAGCACATGTTGCGAGCTTCGTCTTGGACCAAGTGCGCGACGACACCTGGGTGCATCGTTCCCCGTTGATCACCTGGTGAAAGCAACTCAGCGCGATCAGACCTGTGGTCGTCCGTGATAGAGCACGAGATCAGCTCGTCGGACGCGCAGGCCATGCAGGCGATGCGTGCCATGTTCGCCGCAGCGCTTTGGACGAGCCCAGTCTGGCGGCGCGTACAGTCGAGCGGTAACCGCTGAGCCCAACGGGACACGCCCCTGGTAAGCGCCGGAGCGCCCGGTAGCGCGGAGCCACGCGCGCTCGCGCGCTTCCTCCGCGACCTCAAGGTGCCTCAACACCTGCGTTATCTGCGCGATGCTCTCCAGGACAGGGGCCATGCCCGGCGCTCTCGCTTGATCGCGGGAATGGTTTTATCCTGCCTTGCCTGCGTCTTCTGGACGCTGAACGGTAAAGCGTGGATGATCCCCACGCTGATTGGAATGACCCTCTACAATGCCATGGTCCCGAGCTCGCTCCGGGGCGCGATCGAGCACTACTCCGCTTCGGGCGACTCCGGCTTTGCCAACGAGTACCGGAGCTTGTTGCCTGTCTTCAACATCAACGGGCGGCACCCGTTTATCGGTGGACGTGGCTCCAGCGTAGGTTGAACAGCAGGCGGTTCAATCGAGATGGATGGCGTTGCTATTGCCGCGAACCACCTTTTGATTGAAGCTTGCGCCTGCGAGCCACCTCCGCTTCGATCGCGCGTGTATCCTGAAGCCGCGCCTCGATCCAGGCGGTGAGCTCCGAGAGGCTACGCGTCTCCAGCGCCGAGAATGGTGACTGCCAATCATCGCCGATCAAGACCTCGGCTTTGAAAGAGCCGTCGGGATCCATCGATGGATACCAGCCTGCGTCCACGGTGGCGCCGAGCGGCTCATGCCTCAACGCGAGCAGATCCTCT
Protein-coding regions in this window:
- a CDS encoding OmpA family protein; this encodes MRAPLPPRWICGAAALAAAAWAAPASAQEAGPARGLALNRFSPAPAGDRMFGVPSPYAASPNQDGSATLHVMLLGDYAHNPLVLTRQGSDENLGAIVGHQLFLHLNSSLTLWDRLHVNVDLPLAVLQQGDSPAAEGLSFRSPSDVQLGDLRVGLRLRLLGDYFDPFQLAVGGFVWVPTGDRDGSFVGEESVRGLPQILAGGRIPGFVWSAAAGVDLRPAQTFAQVRQGLMFNGGAGVGLLLGSEEQLQIGPEATVSTVLEDPEARNTNVEALLGLRYRFAPTLRDFELGVAAGPGFTSGIGTPDFRAVAMLAYSPEVRRADPDRDKDGIVNEKDACPDVPGVGDPDPKKNGCPPSDRDEDGILDRVDACPDKPGVANDDPKKHGCPPPGDRDKDGITDDVDACPDEAGPANEDPKKHGCPPPPDRDGDGVIDAEDACPDIPGIRTSDPATNGCPGDRDGDTVRDDQDACPDIKGKPDPDPSKNGCPVAVRMTETEIVILQQVQFDTGKATIKKVSDPLLDEVAGVLKEHPEIAKIEVQGHTDPRGGRAYNIKLSQARAESVMKALVQRGVEAERLASKGYGPDVPIADNDTDEGRQKNRRVQFKILEKKPKQQQEAP
- a CDS encoding DUF2690 domain-containing protein, producing the protein MRIASSFAVVALGASFALAGCIADTSDPEPLDGEGSAQEDVGEAAAALGSCYGASCTEQDPGATGCEADAVTRASSDILSGTTAIGKIVIRYSPSCNAAWARTVVTSGSSYLRAEITRSSPYATSQAESTSPTDALRSAMLAVTPGSRFTAIGKIGSNPGIFQFSGTVRTNF
- a CDS encoding cytochrome P450 — protein: MNLFPDEMRRDPYPLYDQLRTGSPVFHVAPLDLWMIFDYDGVKRALTDHDAFSSAVTPPTGKAPDWIVFSDPPRHTKLRSIVLRAFTPRSIAGLEPRIRELSRELLDPWIERGEMDLAADYAGPLPTMVIAEMIGIPFEDRARLLRWSEVIANLSHAISGGEEAARAVSEHAVVKEEMKAYLADLIEARRRAPAEDLLTRLVEAEVDGERLTEGDILNFFQFLLAAGTETTTNLIDNAILCFIGSPAELFRLRAAPELLPSAIEEVLRHRSPLQMVFRETRRAVEVHGQVIPAGKLVLPVIGSANRDPLQFHDPGRFDIGRDPNPHVAFGHGIHFCIGAALARLEARIALPDLLCRLKGLRLASDEPWEPRKAIIVHGPARLPIRFEPGRRAAVHAAGAQTPCPG
- a CDS encoding LysR family transcriptional regulator, encoding MDLLALADFSLVARHGGFGRAARAAGRPKATLSRRVAELEAALDLRLFERGGRTLKLTEEGRALFERTGALLTELDEAAAAIASGGDRPRGKLRISAPLLFSQTAMGKLAAGFALRYPEVRLEVTTEDRTVDMVEESYDLVIRVNPDPDESLVGRVLLRDRLVVVASPGLARPTDNLAVPAVVRGAGDRTAAWDITAPTGRSRIMVDPVLRLSSLIMVRDAVRAGVGAGRLPISLVSHDLAAGTLVHWGDVDGPDIALWTLYPSRRLLSARVSAFLDYLKEAFPMGKPDELAAYMGA
- a CDS encoding AtaL-like protein, with the translated sequence MIYSTAIVPVNPEGETELTRAQAWDGLVLKARDARLFLPPGLCTRCDVVEESGSHIVRIATIAGDDLREIIMFEPQSKVTFFQATGPREGAIINELFEDADGTLQLRFYCYLGLRGKEPNGPEEQAEQEWMNSDKGYKSALLSTLKRTRELLAEGRL
- a CDS encoding NAD(P)-dependent oxidoreductase, with translation MQDSVTDDIRTVQPKILVLGATGATGRLIVSQAAARGYDVTVLVRSAEKASDLKGVKLVVGDARDERILRQALKGRDAVVSALGTPASPFREVTLLSSATRALVSAMKIEQVSRLVCITGIGAGDSAGHGGFLFDNVIFPLLLRKVYADKNRQETIVRDSGLDWILVRPSVLNDKPSRDTIRALTDLSSFHGGTISRAHVASFVLDQVRDDTWVHRSPLITW